A genomic segment from Methanolobus zinderi encodes:
- a CDS encoding methanogenesis marker 5 protein → MVKVIIYPTNSLILSDLVERFGHTPIAMMEKIKEKISTVSVDSPPLNITAEEPKTGLKYAAVEVPAGVRGRMAIVGPMIDEAEAAIIVNESPMSFGCMGCARTNELTKFLIRERDIPMLEVDYPTGDEEAREFVYEIGEFLKSLPGGKKEGEQ, encoded by the coding sequence ATGGTAAAAGTCATTATTTATCCTACAAACAGTCTGATACTCTCGGACCTTGTCGAGAGATTCGGGCATACACCCATTGCTATGATGGAAAAAATTAAGGAGAAGATATCCACCGTGAGTGTGGATTCACCTCCGTTGAATATTACGGCAGAGGAACCAAAGACCGGATTGAAGTATGCAGCCGTTGAAGTGCCCGCTGGTGTCAGGGGAAGGATGGCGATAGTGGGTCCCATGATCGATGAGGCGGAAGCAGCCATCATTGTGAACGAATCGCCCATGTCCTTTGGGTGCATGGGTTGTGCACGTACCAACGAGCTCACAAAATTCCTGATAAGAGAGCGTGACATCCCAATGCTTGAAGTGGACTATCCCACAGGGGACGAGGAGGCCAGGGAATTCGTGTATGAGATAGGTGAATTCTTAAAATCTCTGCCCGGTGGCAAGAAGGAGGGTGAACAGTGA
- a CDS encoding methanogenesis marker 6 protein produces MSDREEDDVITKLVVISSDSVLPIDAAMKIYESETSIVIKETCFGTMVTGPREAVNRVVKEVVDLDRNHIFVKERGFPPGDERRCRASRGGGPRPGFHYLREEVQMLPTIGKALDDYEKKIPLKETGKKKKLEVKQLEDIIESAL; encoded by the coding sequence ATGTCAGACAGAGAAGAAGATGATGTTATTACCAAGCTTGTTGTGATCAGCTCTGACAGTGTCCTGCCGATAGATGCTGCCATGAAGATATATGAATCCGAGACCAGTATAGTTATCAAGGAGACATGTTTCGGGACCATGGTCACAGGTCCGAGGGAAGCTGTCAACAGGGTCGTAAAAGAGGTTGTAGACCTTGACAGGAATCATATATTCGTAAAGGAAAGGGGTTTTCCGCCCGGCGACGAGAGGCGCTGCCGTGCAAGCAGAGGCGGGGGGCCAAGACCCGGTTTCCATTATCTGCGGGAAGAGGTGCAGATGCTTCCAACAATAGGGAAAGCACTTGATGATTATGAGAAGAAGATCCCGTTGAAAGAGACCGGGAAAAAGAAAAAACTTGAGGTCAAACAACTGGAAGATATCATTGAATCCGCGTTATGA
- the mmp3 gene encoding methyl-coenzyme M reductase-associated protein Mmp3 has protein sequence MFDTSDEITVEINGYEIKLPEGSTLEDAIKVSNAPYRKGTAVGILIEKEDVKAKSSREYKVRTSKGDFRIELDENTSSSTERWLDNYDKYSDLPVRWVSRNAIAFGPFVSDTGSVRGNMEFGAFELMFAAGGGDPDNTHLIFTRDKHVAEYGAPEEGTFAKVISAKHVLLDLGKSDRILGIEPFVEWEEVGEHIFTTDLSTKLEAGMKVFTYVEIEIDPEAPEGAEHLFAITRDGTFNVDFVSSSFISDHRFLGEIVTYENFESRSAGSVFVRTVGYGSGKLFIATDDRTSTIMHSVVGHVVKGLQLAKMTTSGQKITIETSPEPIMLPGISHMEAEEKMKAVGVEVVRKGYTEDEGFIVRQDPETTIDILRSGKVTLTGVDPGHLVKIELYDELAPKTLDFFRHATDLQYKPVGVLPVLMTYENTYIFKAEKEAEKYKEILPENIPKGVVSAGEIGVTNQAAKRAGMVGVKAEDSDLFGPTGEKFTSTNIIGKVIEMDKLKTLKDGDIMYVIESSREDE, from the coding sequence GTGTTTGACACGAGCGATGAAATTACGGTGGAGATCAATGGCTACGAAATCAAGTTGCCGGAAGGTTCAACTCTTGAAGATGCGATCAAGGTGTCAAATGCCCCGTACCGGAAAGGTACGGCAGTCGGGATATTAATAGAAAAAGAGGATGTCAAGGCCAAAAGTTCCCGGGAATACAAGGTAAGGACATCCAAGGGCGATTTCAGGATAGAACTGGATGAAAACACATCCTCATCCACGGAAAGATGGCTGGATAATTATGATAAATACAGTGACCTGCCGGTACGCTGGGTAAGCAGGAACGCCATTGCTTTTGGCCCGTTTGTCTCGGACACAGGCAGCGTCAGGGGGAACATGGAATTCGGGGCCTTTGAGCTTATGTTCGCAGCCGGAGGCGGTGATCCCGATAACACACATCTTATTTTTACAAGGGACAAACATGTTGCCGAATACGGTGCACCTGAAGAAGGCACATTCGCAAAAGTGATAAGTGCAAAACATGTCCTGCTGGATCTGGGAAAAAGTGACAGGATACTGGGCATCGAACCCTTCGTGGAATGGGAGGAAGTAGGAGAACATATCTTCACCACGGATCTCTCCACAAAGCTGGAAGCTGGCATGAAAGTCTTCACCTATGTGGAGATCGAGATCGACCCGGAGGCTCCGGAAGGTGCAGAACACCTGTTTGCGATCACGAGGGACGGGACATTCAATGTCGATTTTGTCTCATCGTCTTTTATTTCAGACCATCGTTTCCTGGGTGAGATCGTAACTTATGAGAATTTCGAGTCAAGGTCGGCAGGTTCGGTCTTTGTCAGGACCGTGGGTTACGGTTCGGGCAAACTGTTCATTGCCACGGATGACAGGACGTCCACTATCATGCATTCGGTTGTAGGCCATGTTGTCAAAGGGTTACAACTTGCAAAAATGACAACTTCCGGTCAGAAGATCACCATTGAGACATCTCCCGAGCCCATTATGCTTCCGGGAATAAGTCATATGGAAGCGGAAGAGAAAATGAAGGCTGTGGGTGTTGAGGTTGTCAGGAAGGGGTATACAGAGGATGAAGGTTTCATTGTCAGGCAGGATCCCGAAACCACCATTGATATACTGAGGTCGGGCAAGGTCACCCTCACAGGTGTGGACCCCGGTCATCTTGTGAAGATAGAACTCTATGATGAACTTGCTCCGAAAACCCTCGACTTTTTCAGACACGCTACGGACCTGCAATATAAGCCCGTGGGCGTGTTACCTGTGCTCATGACCTATGAGAACACTTATATCTTCAAGGCGGAAAAGGAAGCTGAGAAGTACAAGGAGATATTACCTGAGAACATTCCCAAAGGAGTTGTCAGTGCAGGTGAGATCGGTGTGACCAACCAGGCTGCAAAGAGAGCAGGAATGGTGGGTGTGAAAGCCGAGGATAGTGATCTTTTCGGGCCTACCGGTGAGAAGTTCACAAGCACCAATATCATCGGAAAGGTTATTGAGATGGATAAGCTCAAAACCCTGAAAGACGGGGATATCATGTATGTAATAGAAAGCAGCCGGGAGGATGAGTGA